Proteins encoded together in one Desulfuromonas acetexigens window:
- a CDS encoding enoyl-CoA hydratase/isomerase family protein has translation MGRNWKTLRLVVEEGVGYLTLDNGGRFNTLHRACIVELKAALALCEADPEVVCIVLSGGEGESFAVGANIAEMKDFGPLDGLNFSELGQSLFEQMEESTKPIIGALNGITMGGGCDLALSCDMRLASDRLKIAHPGAKLGIITGFCGTQKLPRLIGRAQALEVFMTSEAYGAEEAMRMGLVDRVFPHETFWPEVKKVARRIAGMHPAALSYGKKLINASADVDLKNGQIMELGAFSTLFSSGDARKRATDFFARE, from the coding sequence ATGGGGCGTAACTGGAAAACCCTGCGCCTGGTGGTCGAAGAGGGCGTCGGCTATCTCACCCTCGACAACGGCGGGCGCTTCAACACCCTGCACCGCGCCTGCATCGTCGAGCTCAAGGCGGCGCTTGCCCTCTGCGAGGCCGACCCCGAGGTGGTCTGCATCGTCCTCTCCGGCGGGGAAGGGGAGAGCTTCGCGGTCGGCGCCAATATCGCCGAGATGAAGGATTTCGGCCCCCTCGACGGCTTGAACTTTTCCGAGTTGGGGCAATCCCTCTTCGAGCAGATGGAGGAGTCGACCAAGCCGATTATCGGCGCCCTCAACGGCATCACCATGGGTGGTGGCTGCGATCTGGCTCTTTCCTGCGACATGCGCCTGGCCAGTGACCGCCTCAAGATCGCCCACCCCGGCGCCAAGCTCGGCATCATCACCGGTTTCTGCGGCACCCAGAAGCTGCCACGCCTGATCGGCCGCGCCCAGGCCCTCGAAGTCTTCATGACCTCCGAAGCTTACGGTGCCGAAGAGGCCATGCGCATGGGGCTGGTCGACCGGGTTTTCCCTCACGAAACCTTCTGGCCCGAGGTGAAAAAGGTCGCCCGGCGCATCGCCGGCATGCACCCCGCCGCCCTGTCCTACGGCAAGAAACTGATCAACGCCAGCGCCGACGTCGATCTGAAAAACGGCCAGATCATGGAACTCGGCGCCTTCTCCACCCTCTTTTCCAGCGGCGACGCCCGCAAACGCGCCACCGACTTCTTCGCCCGCGAGTGA
- the cobO gene encoding cob(I)yrinic acid a,c-diamide adenosyltransferase: MANRLEKGLVQIYTGNGKGKTTASLGLAFRAAGHDFQVYVMQFMKGQTICGELEAARRVGANLTIEQVGREAFVSSEPTAEDRRLAAEAFARARQLTSSGDYDLVVLDELNCAVDYGLVPVAEVKELIRAKAPHTELVLTGRNAHPELIELADLVTEMREIKHYYHAGQQARRGIES, encoded by the coding sequence ATGGCCAACCGATTGGAAAAAGGCTTGGTGCAGATCTACACCGGCAACGGCAAGGGCAAGACCACGGCCTCGCTGGGGCTGGCCTTTCGCGCCGCCGGCCACGATTTTCAGGTCTACGTCATGCAGTTCATGAAGGGGCAGACGATCTGCGGCGAACTGGAAGCGGCTCGCCGGGTTGGCGCCAATCTCACCATCGAGCAGGTCGGGCGCGAGGCCTTTGTCAGCAGCGAACCGACCGCCGAGGATCGCCGCCTCGCTGCCGAGGCCTTCGCCCGCGCCCGGCAACTGACGAGCAGCGGCGATTACGATCTGGTGGTGCTTGATGAACTCAACTGCGCCGTCGATTACGGCCTGGTCCCGGTGGCCGAGGTCAAGGAACTGATCCGGGCCAAGGCCCCCCACACCGAGCTGGTGCTGACCGGCCGCAACGCCCATCCCGAACTCATCGAGCTGGCCGATCTGGTCACGGAAATGCGCGAAATCAAACATTACTACCATGCCGGGCAGCAGGCCCGGCGGGGTATCGAGTCCTGA
- a CDS encoding enoyl-CoA hydratase/isomerase family protein: MPYQHIRVTRQERLAVVEINRPQVFNSLAGQTLRELSRVFQELRHDEQVHGVLLTAAGEHFAAGADLAEIRELSPLEATRFAELGQSVCLSMERLGKPLLAAVSGYALGAGLELALACDFILCGANAKLGFKEIEYGIIPGFGGTQRLPRRVGKSKAKELIFTGALIDAEEALHIRLVNRVYPVEQLRGEALELLATICSHGLLSLKLAKEVIDAGSDIDLAAACLMERDAFAVCFSTEDQKEGMGAFVEKRKARFKGR; this comes from the coding sequence ATGCCCTATCAGCACATTCGCGTCACCCGCCAGGAACGCCTGGCGGTCGTTGAAATCAACCGTCCCCAAGTCTTCAATTCCCTCGCCGGACAGACCCTGCGGGAACTTTCCCGCGTCTTTCAAGAGCTGCGCCACGACGAGCAGGTGCATGGCGTGCTGCTCACCGCCGCCGGCGAACATTTCGCCGCCGGCGCCGATCTGGCGGAGATCCGCGAGCTTTCCCCCCTTGAAGCGACTCGCTTCGCCGAACTCGGTCAATCCGTCTGCCTGTCCATGGAGCGCCTCGGCAAGCCCCTGCTGGCGGCGGTTTCCGGCTACGCCCTCGGCGCCGGACTGGAGCTGGCTTTGGCCTGCGATTTCATCCTCTGCGGCGCCAACGCCAAACTCGGTTTCAAGGAGATCGAGTACGGCATCATCCCCGGCTTCGGCGGCACCCAGCGTCTGCCCCGGCGCGTCGGAAAATCCAAAGCCAAAGAACTGATTTTCACCGGCGCTCTCATCGACGCCGAGGAAGCCCTGCACATCCGCCTGGTCAACCGGGTCTATCCCGTCGAACAGTTGCGTGGCGAGGCGCTGGAGCTGCTCGCCACCATCTGCAGTCATGGGCTTCTCTCCCTGAAACTGGCCAAGGAAGTCATCGACGCCGGCAGCGACATCGACCTTGCCGCCGCCTGCCTGATGGAACGGGACGCCTTTGCCGTTTGCTTCTCCACCGAGGACCAGAAAGAGGGGATGGGCGCCTTCGTCGAAAAACGCAAAGCCCGCTTCAAGGGGAGATAG
- a CDS encoding ATP-binding protein, translated as MIREIVKIDEDKCNGCGDCVPGCAEGAIQIINGKAKLVADNLCDGLGACLGHCPMDAITIEKRQADEFDEAAVEEHLEKSVAPSAHGHGHSHGHGGCPSAQVRSFAAPAGHGGGCPSAQERSFAAEKTAEDEVGVRPSQLRQWPVQMHLVPPTAPFLKDADLLLAADCVPFAYADFHKDFLKDKALLIGCPKLDDGQAYLQKLTTMLQQNNIRSLTVLHMEVPCCSGLIAIARQALAASGKEIPLETIRIGIQGERK; from the coding sequence ATGATCCGCGAAATCGTGAAAATCGACGAAGACAAGTGCAACGGCTGCGGCGACTGCGTTCCCGGCTGCGCCGAAGGGGCGATCCAGATCATCAACGGCAAGGCCAAGTTGGTGGCCGACAATCTGTGCGACGGGCTCGGCGCCTGCCTCGGCCATTGCCCCATGGACGCCATTACCATCGAAAAACGCCAGGCCGATGAATTCGACGAGGCGGCGGTGGAAGAACATCTCGAAAAGTCCGTCGCGCCCTCCGCTCATGGTCACGGCCACAGCCACGGTCACGGCGGTTGCCCGTCCGCCCAGGTGCGGAGCTTCGCGGCTCCAGCCGGTCACGGCGGTGGCTGTCCCTCGGCCCAGGAGCGGAGCTTCGCCGCGGAAAAAACGGCCGAAGACGAGGTGGGCGTTCGCCCCTCGCAACTGCGCCAATGGCCGGTGCAGATGCACTTGGTGCCGCCGACCGCCCCCTTTCTCAAGGATGCCGACCTGCTCTTGGCCGCCGACTGCGTCCCCTTTGCCTACGCCGATTTCCACAAGGATTTTCTCAAGGATAAGGCGCTGCTCATCGGCTGTCCGAAACTCGATGACGGCCAGGCCTATCTGCAGAAGCTGACCACCATGCTTCAGCAGAACAACATCCGCTCCCTTACCGTTTTGCACATGGAGGTCCCCTGCTGTTCCGGGCTGATCGCCATCGCCCGCCAGGCCCTGGCCGCCAGCGGCAAGGAGATCCCCCTGGAGACGATCCGCATCGGCATTCAGGGGGAGCGCAAGTAG
- a CDS encoding nitrous oxide-stimulated promoter family protein, which yields MAKGKEQTGGLTAKEIKDLRVLAQFTSVYCRVHHREKKAPLEDPRPELAPLRLENYPLCAECRDFLAYAIERRVRCPLEPKPVCKHCPVHCYKPGHREKVREIMRFSGKYLILRGRLDLLWHYFF from the coding sequence ATGGCAAAAGGCAAGGAGCAAACCGGCGGATTGACCGCGAAGGAGATCAAGGATCTGCGGGTGCTGGCGCAGTTCACCAGCGTCTACTGCCGCGTTCACCATCGGGAAAAGAAAGCGCCCCTGGAAGATCCGCGCCCAGAATTGGCGCCGCTGCGCCTGGAGAACTATCCCCTCTGCGCCGAATGCCGCGATTTTCTCGCCTATGCCATCGAGCGCCGGGTGCGCTGCCCCCTCGAACCCAAGCCGGTCTGCAAACACTGCCCGGTGCATTGCTACAAGCCCGGACATCGCGAGAAGGTACGAGAGATCATGCGTTTTTCCGGCAAGTACCTGATTCTGCGCGGGCGGCTCGATCTGCTCTGGCATTATTTTTTCTGA
- a CDS encoding Crp/Fnr family transcriptional regulator → MDIRDAIKRCPLFAGVTNDDLDHLLRISKARESTKGELLFSDGEVAAGFFIVGTGKVKVFKLSPDGKERILHIVHPGGTFAEAAIFGSGTYPAYAQPLEASQLIFFPKREFLDLLRSDSQLAINMIAGLSRFLRQFANQIEELTFKDVPARLARYLLDLAGDEAKQVELPISKSQLASKLGTVSETLSRTFRKLTDDDLIVVRGKVIELLDRDRLEDLTFSFKE, encoded by the coding sequence ATGGATATACGCGACGCCATCAAACGCTGCCCCCTCTTCGCCGGGGTCACCAACGACGATCTCGACCATCTTCTGCGTATCAGCAAGGCCAGAGAGTCCACCAAAGGGGAGCTGCTCTTCTCCGACGGCGAAGTCGCCGCCGGTTTTTTTATCGTCGGCACCGGCAAGGTCAAGGTTTTCAAGCTCTCCCCCGACGGGAAAGAGCGCATCCTGCATATCGTCCATCCCGGCGGCACCTTCGCCGAGGCGGCGATCTTCGGCAGCGGCACCTATCCCGCCTATGCCCAGCCGCTGGAGGCGTCCCAGCTGATTTTCTTCCCCAAACGGGAGTTTCTCGACCTGTTGCGTTCCGATTCGCAACTGGCCATCAACATGATCGCCGGCCTCTCCCGCTTTCTGCGCCAGTTCGCCAATCAGATCGAAGAGCTGACCTTCAAGGATGTTCCCGCCCGCCTCGCCCGCTATCTGCTCGATCTGGCCGGGGACGAGGCGAAGCAGGTCGAACTGCCCATCTCCAAATCCCAGCTCGCTTCCAAGCTCGGAACGGTGAGTGAAACCCTCTCCCGCACCTTCCGCAAACTGACGGACGACGACCTTATCGTCGTGCGCGGCAAAGTCATTGAACTTCTCGACCGCGACCGCCTCGAAGACCTCACTTTCAGCTTCAAGGAATAA
- a CDS encoding MFS transporter yields MRGEEWRERLATRLVLFSVLSVGIGQSMTFALLAPLGREVGLSEVRIGVIITCSSLAFTLASPIWGRTCDRWGRRPVLLIGQFGYTVGCALFATVFLFGQRGLLVGLPLFLLAIFSRVLMALLMSAAPSAASAYMADTTSAGARVAGMGRLGSARTLGAILGPALSGLLAALGLLAPIYIAAGISLLATLLLTVVLREPPRGVTTKVGEIRLRLFDRRYFPYILIGFVTFLAFSMMSQTVGFYLQDRFVLDGRATAQALGLGMMVSSILSLFSQSVLVRRAGMTPRRLMNLGLPVLLTGLVALPFAGSIPWLVVCLGLHGLALGLISPGFTAGASLSVGAREQGAVGGLVSACPAAGFVLGPVLGTGLYQWHPHLPYFCAALLILPLLVYGRRATQAAPVP; encoded by the coding sequence GTGAGGGGTGAGGAGTGGCGTGAGCGGCTGGCGACCCGGCTGGTCCTGTTCAGCGTCCTCAGCGTCGGCATCGGCCAATCGATGACCTTTGCCCTGCTGGCGCCGCTGGGCCGGGAGGTGGGGCTGAGCGAGGTGCGCATCGGCGTGATCATCACCTGCTCGTCCCTCGCCTTCACCCTGGCCAGCCCGATCTGGGGGCGCACCTGCGACCGCTGGGGGCGCCGACCGGTGCTGCTCATCGGCCAGTTTGGTTACACCGTCGGTTGCGCCCTCTTTGCCACGGTCTTTCTCTTCGGCCAGCGGGGGCTGCTGGTGGGGTTGCCCCTCTTTTTGCTGGCAATTTTTTCCCGGGTGCTCATGGCCCTGCTCATGTCGGCGGCGCCCAGCGCCGCTTCAGCCTATATGGCCGATACCACCAGCGCTGGGGCGCGGGTGGCGGGGATGGGCCGGCTCGGCTCGGCCCGCACCCTGGGGGCGATTCTCGGACCGGCGCTGAGCGGGTTGCTCGCCGCTCTCGGGCTCTTGGCGCCGATCTATATCGCCGCCGGGATCTCCCTGCTGGCGACGCTGTTGCTGACGGTGGTGCTGCGCGAGCCGCCCCGGGGAGTGACGACGAAGGTTGGCGAGATCCGCTTGCGGCTCTTCGACCGCCGCTACTTCCCCTACATTCTCATCGGTTTCGTGACCTTTCTCGCCTTTTCGATGATGAGCCAGACCGTCGGCTTCTATCTGCAGGACCGCTTCGTCCTCGACGGCCGGGCCACCGCCCAGGCTCTTGGACTGGGGATGATGGTTTCCTCGATCCTCTCCCTCTTTTCCCAATCGGTGCTGGTGCGCCGCGCTGGCATGACCCCCCGGCGGCTGATGAACCTGGGCCTGCCGGTGCTGCTGACGGGGCTGGTCGCCTTGCCCTTCGCCGGCAGCATCCCCTGGCTGGTTGTCTGTCTCGGCCTGCATGGCCTGGCCCTGGGACTGATCTCCCCCGGCTTTACCGCCGGGGCTTCGCTGTCGGTCGGGGCGCGGGAGCAGGGGGCGGTGGGCGGACTGGTTTCCGCCTGCCCGGCGGCGGGCTTCGTCCTCGGGCCGGTGCTGGGCACCGGCCTCTACCAGTGGCATCCCCATCTGCCTTATTTCTGCGCGGCGCTACTGATCCTGCCCCTTCTGGTCTATGGCCGTCGGGCAACGCAGGCGGCGCCGGTTCCGTGA